One window from the genome of Pseudonocardia hierapolitana encodes:
- a CDS encoding enoyl-CoA hydratase-related protein produces the protein MNVRFEVDGHVGRITIDRPDVLNAVDRRTQRELEDAWDRVERDERIRVAVLTGTGDRAFCVGADMKSGDPDGLAYWSDTRRGGFGGISVRQSLLTPVIARVNGLALGGGFEMVLGADLAVAAESAVFGLPEALVGRLPLDGGVPLLLGAVPRKVAADVMFTGRRLSAAEALDLGLVNEAVPAGELDAAVDRWVERVLRAAPLSHRAIKQLLLASTRPSPEEITQNATPAVVRALGSVDGAEGPAAFREKRPPRWTGT, from the coding sequence GTGAACGTGCGCTTCGAGGTCGACGGCCACGTCGGGCGGATCACCATCGACCGGCCGGACGTGCTCAACGCCGTGGACCGGCGCACGCAGCGCGAGCTCGAGGACGCGTGGGACCGGGTGGAGCGCGACGAGCGGATCCGGGTCGCCGTGCTCACCGGCACCGGCGACCGCGCGTTCTGCGTGGGCGCCGACATGAAGTCGGGGGACCCCGACGGGCTCGCCTACTGGTCGGACACCCGCCGCGGCGGGTTCGGCGGGATCTCGGTCCGGCAGAGCCTGCTCACCCCCGTCATCGCGCGGGTGAACGGCCTCGCCCTTGGCGGGGGCTTCGAGATGGTCCTCGGGGCCGATCTCGCGGTGGCCGCCGAGAGCGCGGTGTTCGGGCTGCCGGAGGCGCTCGTCGGGCGCCTGCCCCTCGACGGTGGGGTGCCCCTGCTGCTGGGCGCCGTCCCGCGCAAGGTCGCCGCCGACGTCATGTTCACCGGGCGGCGGCTGTCGGCCGCGGAGGCGCTCGACCTCGGGCTGGTCAACGAGGCGGTGCCCGCGGGCGAGCTCGACGCCGCGGTGGACCGGTGGGTCGAGCGCGTCCTGCGGGCGGCTCCGCTGTCGCACCGGGCGATCAAGCAGCTGCTCCTCGCGAGCACCCGGCCCAGCCCCGAGGAGATCACGCAGAACGCGACCCCCGCGGTGGTCCGGGCGCTCGGCTCGGTCGACGGCGCGGAAGGCCCCGCTGCTTTTCGGGAGAAGCGCCCACCCCGGTGGACCGGGACCTGA
- a CDS encoding aldehyde dehydrogenase family protein, protein MTTSTSVRRYEHHIEGHALASGPHLIRDDPATGQPVAEFAAGSAREVDLAVAAARRAFDHGPWPRMSAGERAAVLRRFAAAVEAEVPHLAALDRSEAGKPIRYARADIRAGAAHIATAASLVETLRGDSWTDVDRDLLAYSAHEPAGVAALIIPWNFPAGILCQKLPYALALGCTVVVKPSELTSGSALEIARIAEGAGVPAGVVNVVTGLGSEVGAPLAAHPAVDVVSFTGSTASGRAVAAAAGSSLTRVGLELGGKGANIVLADADLDQAAEAAVFAAFFNSGQCCVAGPRILVQAAIANRFTEAVVARTDTLVTGDPAAERTDLGPLIHENHLAKVLGYLEAGHEAGARVLRGGDRLDGELRRGSFLAPTVLDRVTPDSPVFREEIFGPVVSLTTVADADEAVRMANATSYGLAHTVWTSDVSTALAVSRELRSGTVWVNTHLDGSTHIPFGGVKASGFGREAGREGLLEFSSLKTVQIRSARRSYGFGTR, encoded by the coding sequence ATGACCACCTCGACCAGCGTTCGCCGCTACGAGCACCACATCGAGGGGCACGCGCTGGCCTCCGGCCCCCACCTGATCCGCGACGACCCGGCCACCGGTCAACCCGTCGCGGAGTTCGCGGCCGGCTCGGCGCGCGAGGTGGACCTCGCGGTCGCCGCGGCGCGGCGCGCGTTCGACCACGGCCCGTGGCCGCGCATGTCCGCGGGTGAACGGGCTGCGGTGCTGCGCCGGTTCGCCGCCGCCGTCGAGGCGGAGGTCCCCCACCTCGCCGCGCTCGACCGATCCGAGGCCGGCAAGCCGATCCGGTACGCCCGGGCCGACATCCGGGCTGGCGCGGCGCACATCGCCACGGCCGCGTCGCTGGTGGAGACCCTGCGCGGCGACTCGTGGACGGACGTCGACCGCGACCTGCTCGCGTACTCCGCGCACGAGCCGGCCGGGGTCGCCGCCCTGATCATCCCGTGGAACTTCCCGGCCGGGATCCTCTGCCAGAAGCTGCCCTACGCGCTCGCGCTCGGCTGCACGGTGGTGGTCAAACCGTCGGAGTTGACCTCGGGCAGCGCACTCGAGATCGCGCGCATCGCCGAGGGGGCCGGGGTGCCGGCCGGGGTCGTCAACGTGGTCACCGGGCTCGGCAGCGAGGTCGGTGCGCCGCTCGCCGCGCACCCCGCGGTCGACGTCGTGTCCTTCACCGGCTCGACGGCGAGCGGGCGCGCCGTGGCGGCGGCGGCCGGGTCGTCGCTGACAAGGGTTGGTCTCGAGCTGGGCGGAAAGGGCGCGAACATCGTGCTCGCCGACGCCGATCTCGACCAGGCCGCCGAGGCGGCCGTGTTCGCGGCGTTCTTCAACTCGGGGCAGTGCTGCGTCGCAGGCCCCCGGATCCTGGTGCAGGCTGCGATCGCGAACCGGTTCACCGAGGCCGTCGTCGCGCGGACCGACACGCTCGTCACCGGGGATCCCGCCGCCGAGCGGACCGACCTCGGCCCGCTCATCCACGAGAACCACCTCGCGAAGGTCCTCGGATACCTCGAGGCGGGCCACGAGGCCGGCGCGCGGGTGCTCCGCGGCGGCGACCGGTTGGACGGTGAGCTGCGCCGTGGCTCGTTCCTCGCGCCGACCGTGCTCGACCGGGTGACGCCGGACTCGCCGGTGTTCCGCGAGGAGATCTTCGGCCCGGTCGTGTCGCTGACCACCGTCGCCGACGCGGACGAGGCCGTGCGCATGGCCAACGCCACGAGCTACGGCCTGGCGCACACCGTGTGGACGTCGGACGTGTCGACCGCGCTAGCAGTCTCCCGCGAGCTGCGCTCGGGCACGGTCTGGGTGAACACGCACCTGGACGGCTCGACCCACATCCCCTTCGGCGGGGTCAAGGCGAGCGGGTTCGGCCGGGAGGCCGGACGCG
- a CDS encoding gluconate 2-dehydrogenase subunit 3 family protein — protein MTAIAPDLRAVLAGIADVLIPAAQGMPSATEAGVPEALLDEVVRARPDLAAPLVEVLTAVATDDAATAVARLRAGAVPGFDTVAVVVAGGYLMSPRVMAELGYPGQEAKIVDPDDVIRTLHDGLLDPVIERGPIYRPTPGTGESR, from the coding sequence GTGACCGCGATCGCTCCCGACCTGCGCGCGGTGCTCGCCGGCATCGCCGACGTGCTCATCCCCGCCGCGCAGGGGATGCCATCGGCCACCGAGGCCGGTGTACCCGAGGCACTGCTCGACGAGGTCGTCCGCGCTCGGCCCGACCTCGCCGCGCCCCTGGTCGAGGTGCTCACGGCGGTCGCCACCGACGACGCCGCCACGGCGGTGGCGCGGCTGCGCGCCGGCGCCGTCCCCGGGTTCGACACCGTCGCCGTCGTCGTGGCCGGCGGCTACCTGATGTCACCCCGGGTCATGGCGGAGCTGGGCTACCCGGGGCAGGAGGCCAAGATCGTCGACCCGGACGACGTCATCCGGACCCTGCACGACGGCCTGCTCGACCCGGTCATCGAACGTGGTCCGATCTACCGCCCGACGCCTGGAACGGGGGAGTCCCGATGA
- a CDS encoding GMC family oxidoreductase → MDVDRVDAVIVGAGPSGAVTARRLADAGMSVVCLEQGGWPDYSKARAGFPDFELVARKHWDWNPNTRRAPGDYPVDDGDSDITALMYNGVGGSAVMYAAHWERFLPSDFRVRTLDGVADDWPVTYEDLEPYFDEVERQFAVSGLEGDPALPPATAPPLPPVPLNKVGRRGAEALNRLGWHWWPGSNAIATKDYGRLHACAQSTACPFGCPVGAKASPDRTHWPDLVADGVRLVTGARVRELVTTASGLVDGVGYVDHDGVERIQRAQVVILCANAIGTPRILLNSGLANSSGLVGRRLMMHPFGNAIGIFDEDLESWRGPLGQHLHSLQFYETDVARGFVRGAKWNLLPSGAPLSMMLPGLWGTEGSWGEDFHTALRARLGRSAIWTVICEDLPDESNRVVLDPDTVDAAGVPGVRIEYRTSENARAMMDFHLTKLELVLREMGATQTILNGHIRASGWHLMGTAVMGRDPATSVVDPVGRCHDVPNLFVLDGSTFPTSSGVNPTATIAANALRCADALVRDRAAQVVPA, encoded by the coding sequence ATGGACGTCGACCGGGTCGACGCCGTCATCGTCGGTGCCGGGCCGTCCGGCGCCGTCACGGCGAGGCGCCTCGCGGACGCAGGCATGTCGGTCGTCTGCCTCGAACAGGGAGGGTGGCCGGACTACTCGAAGGCCCGGGCGGGCTTCCCGGACTTCGAGCTGGTGGCCCGCAAGCACTGGGACTGGAACCCCAACACCCGGCGGGCGCCGGGCGACTACCCCGTCGACGACGGGGACTCGGACATCACCGCGCTGATGTACAACGGCGTCGGGGGCAGCGCCGTCATGTACGCGGCGCACTGGGAACGGTTCCTGCCCTCGGACTTCCGCGTGCGCACCCTGGACGGGGTGGCCGACGACTGGCCGGTGACCTACGAAGACCTCGAACCGTACTTCGACGAGGTCGAGCGGCAGTTCGCGGTGTCGGGGCTGGAGGGCGACCCGGCCCTGCCGCCCGCCACGGCGCCGCCGCTGCCGCCGGTGCCGCTCAACAAGGTGGGCAGGCGCGGCGCCGAGGCGCTCAACCGGCTCGGTTGGCACTGGTGGCCGGGCAGCAACGCCATCGCGACGAAGGACTACGGCCGCTTGCACGCGTGTGCGCAGAGCACCGCCTGCCCGTTCGGCTGTCCCGTGGGCGCGAAGGCCTCTCCGGACCGGACGCACTGGCCGGACCTGGTCGCGGACGGGGTGCGGCTGGTCACCGGGGCCCGGGTCCGGGAGCTCGTCACCACCGCGTCCGGGCTGGTGGACGGGGTCGGGTACGTCGACCACGACGGTGTCGAGCGCATCCAGCGGGCGCAGGTGGTCATCCTGTGCGCCAACGCCATCGGGACGCCGCGGATCCTGCTGAACTCGGGGCTGGCCAACTCGTCGGGACTGGTCGGGCGGCGGCTCATGATGCACCCGTTCGGCAACGCCATCGGGATCTTCGACGAGGACCTGGAGAGCTGGCGCGGGCCGCTCGGGCAGCACCTGCACTCCCTGCAGTTCTACGAGACGGACGTGGCGCGCGGCTTCGTGCGCGGTGCGAAGTGGAACCTGCTGCCCAGCGGAGCACCGCTGTCGATGATGCTCCCCGGGCTCTGGGGCACCGAGGGCAGCTGGGGCGAGGACTTCCACACCGCGTTGCGGGCCCGGCTCGGCCGCTCCGCGATCTGGACCGTGATCTGCGAGGACCTGCCCGACGAGTCCAACAGGGTCGTCCTCGACCCGGACACCGTCGACGCCGCCGGTGTCCCCGGCGTGCGGATCGAGTACCGGACATCGGAGAACGCGCGCGCCATGATGGACTTCCACCTCACCAAACTCGAGCTGGTGCTCCGCGAGATGGGGGCGACCCAGACCATCCTGAACGGGCACATCAGGGCGTCCGGATGGCACCTGATGGGCACCGCGGTGATGGGGCGCGATCCCGCGACCTCGGTCGTCGACCCCGTCGGCAGGTGTCACGACGTGCCGAACCTCTTCGTCCTCGACGGGAGCACGTTCCCCACCTCGTCGGGGGTCAACCCGACCGCGACGATCGCGGCGAACGCGCTGCGGTGTGCGGACGCCCTCGTGCGGGACCGGGCGGCGCAGGTGGTGCCGGCGTGA
- a CDS encoding MmgE/PrpD family protein has product MNAPTALDDLAGRAAGLAYSDLAEPTVRQVELLVTDLVGAAIAGARRCELTRYADKAASTRQARMLVSGDRWGEAGVAAFVNGCACVALELDDGLVGGGHAGAHVIPAALAAAQREHRCGAELIAAVVAGYEVAARLFRAYRLRYPAHPHGHLGAVGGAVAVARLTGTSPSAAARVASTLPILSTWSACFEGVSARNAVVGLANLVAITAADLADAGFVGATGALEEAFGQIAGEPRDADALGGDVDPARLAVHDAVTKHLSVAGPLHCAVEAARQVARPGRIIEVRVETVAGNVKFAGQPRPNSLSSRFSLPYAVAAALCKDPARVRSFDHDPEVAALAARVRVVAAPDLEEHHPGTHAARVTVVGPDGEDTALVTEPKGGPARPATEAELAAKFAALVPGAAPVHERLTSLRDVEDCATLIDGAL; this is encoded by the coding sequence ATGAACGCCCCGACCGCACTCGACGACCTGGCCGGCCGGGCGGCCGGACTGGCCTACTCCGACCTCGCGGAGCCGACCGTGCGACAGGTCGAGCTGCTGGTCACCGACCTCGTCGGGGCGGCGATCGCGGGCGCTCGGCGGTGCGAGCTCACCCGGTACGCGGACAAGGCCGCGAGCACGCGGCAGGCCAGGATGCTGGTGTCGGGCGACCGGTGGGGCGAGGCCGGTGTCGCTGCTTTCGTGAACGGCTGCGCCTGCGTGGCCCTCGAGCTCGACGACGGTCTCGTCGGTGGGGGCCACGCAGGCGCCCACGTGATCCCCGCCGCGCTCGCCGCCGCCCAGCGCGAGCACCGCTGCGGCGCGGAGCTGATCGCGGCCGTCGTGGCCGGGTACGAGGTGGCCGCCCGGCTGTTCCGCGCCTACCGGCTCCGGTACCCGGCACACCCGCACGGCCACCTCGGTGCCGTCGGCGGTGCCGTCGCGGTCGCGAGGCTGACCGGGACGTCCCCGTCGGCGGCCGCCCGGGTGGCCTCGACCCTGCCGATCCTGTCGACCTGGTCGGCGTGCTTCGAGGGGGTCTCGGCGCGCAACGCCGTCGTGGGGCTGGCGAACCTGGTCGCGATCACGGCCGCCGACCTCGCCGACGCCGGTTTCGTCGGTGCCACCGGTGCGCTGGAGGAGGCGTTCGGTCAGATCGCGGGCGAGCCACGGGACGCGGACGCGCTCGGCGGCGACGTCGACCCGGCGCGGCTCGCCGTGCACGACGCCGTCACCAAGCACCTCAGCGTGGCGGGGCCGCTGCACTGCGCCGTGGAGGCCGCGCGGCAGGTTGCCCGCCCTGGCCGGATCATCGAGGTCCGGGTCGAGACCGTGGCGGGCAACGTGAAGTTCGCCGGGCAGCCCCGGCCCAACTCCCTGTCCAGCCGGTTCTCGCTGCCGTACGCGGTCGCCGCCGCCCTGTGCAAGGACCCGGCGCGCGTGCGGTCGTTCGACCACGACCCGGAGGTCGCCGCGCTGGCGGCGCGGGTCAGGGTCGTCGCCGCTCCCGACCTCGAGGAACACCACCCCGGCACGCACGCCGCGCGCGTCACCGTCGTCGGCCCGGACGGCGAGGACACCGCGCTCGTGACCGAGCCGAAGGGCGGACCGGCGCGGCCGGCGACGGAGGCCGAGCTCGCCGCGAAGTTCGCGGCGCTGGTCCCCGGCGCCGCACCCGTCCACGAGCGGCTGACCTCCCTGCGCGACGTCGAGGACTGCGCGACGCTGATCGACGGTGCGCTGTGA
- a CDS encoding asparaginase, giving the protein MTATTLPEIVVVGTGGTISAVADARGRNGSGLSAGEIAAGAGSLDGIADIRSCDVRRIPGRAMTPPDMHDIATRVLAEVAAGCSGVVVTHGTDTMEETVYALAAMLDVDVPVVVTGAMRLPADPGHDGGGNLRTAVVAASYRGLAAYGPLLAFGDELHLARWVTKAHTSRPAAFASPETGPAGVVVEGRVRMNAAPDDSDHLGLPTSLGATRVELVWIYAGADGALIEAASQRADGIVVAGTGGGHTPPSVAAAIGDAVGGGTPVVIASRCAAGPTLHDTYGGPGGEAHLRSLGAVHAGRLPALKARLRLQVALALGRDVHEVFPR; this is encoded by the coding sequence GTGACGGCCACGACTCTGCCCGAGATCGTCGTGGTGGGAACCGGCGGCACCATCTCCGCCGTCGCCGACGCCCGCGGGCGCAACGGGTCGGGGCTCTCCGCGGGCGAGATCGCCGCGGGCGCGGGCTCCCTCGACGGCATCGCCGACATCCGCAGCTGCGACGTGCGCCGCATCCCCGGCCGCGCCATGACCCCGCCCGACATGCACGACATCGCCACCCGCGTGCTCGCCGAGGTGGCCGCCGGCTGCTCCGGGGTGGTGGTCACGCACGGGACGGACACCATGGAGGAGACGGTGTACGCCCTCGCCGCGATGCTCGACGTGGACGTGCCCGTCGTGGTGACCGGGGCGATGCGGCTGCCGGCGGACCCCGGCCACGACGGCGGCGGGAACCTGCGGACCGCGGTGGTGGCCGCCTCGTACCGCGGGCTGGCCGCCTACGGCCCGCTGCTGGCGTTCGGCGACGAGCTGCACCTGGCCCGGTGGGTCACCAAGGCGCACACCAGCCGGCCGGCCGCGTTCGCCTCGCCCGAGACCGGCCCGGCCGGGGTGGTCGTCGAGGGGCGGGTGCGGATGAACGCCGCCCCGGACGACTCGGACCACCTCGGCCTGCCCACCTCCCTCGGCGCGACCCGCGTGGAGCTGGTGTGGATCTACGCGGGTGCGGACGGCGCGCTGATCGAAGCTGCTTCCCAGCGGGCCGACGGCATCGTCGTCGCGGGAACCGGTGGTGGCCACACGCCGCCGTCGGTGGCCGCCGCGATCGGCGATGCCGTCGGTGGGGGCACCCCGGTCGTGATCGCCTCGCGGTGCGCGGCGGGCCCGACCCTGCACGACACCTACGGCGGGCCGGGCGGGGAGGCGCACCTGCGCAGCCTGGGTGCCGTCCACGCCGGCCGGTTGCCGGCCCTCAAGGCGCGGCTGCGCCTGCAGGTGGCGCTGGCGCTGGGCCGCGACGTCCACGAGGTGTTCCCGAGGTGA
- a CDS encoding CaiB/BaiF CoA transferase family protein → MVSSQPLDGVRVIDFTQIMLGPSATQMLGDYGADVIKVERTGTGDLARAVLPDDPAGPDNPAFSSLNRNKRSIVLDLTRPEGRTIARELARGADVVVSNFRPGVMERLGLGWEELREINPRLIFAVGTGYGLTGPYRSKGGQDMLAQALTGATHRRADPNRPPQMFATTVADYSAGMHLMQGILLALLAREKTGRGQLVQASLYDAMLAMQMQEATHLLMRGVELNWVAMPHTGAFETSDGALVLVGAFRDDPIADICAALGMEDLTRQPRFATFALQCANRAELHVELGAVFRQNTTKHWIEVLEKEDLLCAPIRTLDEALCDPQTEANGMVVEIARDGEAVRTVGSPVKLSDGGARVRFAPPRLGEHTDAVLAELGYDVDRVAALRSAGVVS, encoded by the coding sequence GTGGTGTCCAGCCAGCCCCTCGACGGAGTGCGGGTCATCGACTTCACCCAGATCATGCTGGGTCCGTCGGCGACCCAGATGCTCGGCGACTACGGCGCCGACGTGATCAAGGTCGAGCGGACGGGGACGGGCGATCTCGCGCGCGCCGTGCTGCCCGACGACCCGGCGGGTCCGGACAACCCCGCGTTCAGCAGCCTGAACCGGAACAAGCGCAGCATCGTGCTCGACCTGACCAGGCCGGAGGGCCGCACGATCGCCCGCGAGCTGGCGCGCGGGGCGGACGTCGTGGTGAGCAACTTCCGGCCCGGTGTGATGGAGCGGCTCGGGCTCGGCTGGGAGGAGCTGCGCGAGATCAACCCGCGGCTGATCTTCGCCGTGGGCACCGGCTACGGCCTGACCGGTCCCTACCGGAGCAAGGGTGGCCAGGACATGCTGGCGCAGGCCCTCACCGGCGCCACGCACCGCAGGGCGGACCCGAACCGGCCGCCGCAGATGTTCGCCACGACGGTCGCGGACTACTCGGCCGGGATGCACCTGATGCAGGGCATCCTGCTCGCGCTGCTCGCCAGGGAGAAGACCGGGCGGGGCCAGCTCGTGCAGGCATCGCTGTACGACGCGATGCTGGCCATGCAGATGCAGGAGGCCACCCACCTGCTGATGCGCGGCGTCGAGCTGAACTGGGTGGCCATGCCGCACACCGGCGCCTTCGAGACGAGCGACGGGGCGCTGGTGCTCGTCGGTGCCTTCCGGGACGACCCGATCGCCGACATCTGCGCCGCCCTCGGCATGGAGGACCTCACCCGGCAGCCCCGCTTCGCCACGTTCGCACTGCAGTGCGCCAACCGCGCCGAGCTGCACGTCGAGCTGGGTGCTGTGTTCCGGCAGAACACCACCAAGCACTGGATCGAGGTGCTGGAGAAGGAGGACCTGCTCTGCGCCCCGATCCGCACCCTCGACGAGGCCCTCTGCGACCCGCAGACCGAGGCCAACGGCATGGTCGTCGAGATCGCTCGCGACGGCGAGGCGGTCCGCACCGTCGGGTCGCCGGTGAAGCTGTCCGACGGCGGGGCGCGGGTCCGATTCGCGCCGCCCCGGCTGGGTGAGCACACCGACGCCGTCCTCGCCGAGCTCGGCTACGACGTCGACCGGGTCGCGGCGCTGAGATCGGCCGGGGTCGTGTCGTGA
- a CDS encoding hydroxyacid-oxoacid transhydrogenase: protein MTEPRETLFWWLAGAMKFGPGALGEIGADAAGLGLARVLVVSDRQVVEAGVAARAVDALTAAGVGAQLYADVGIEPTDESLVAAHEATRGLRVDGIVAVGGGSVIDTAKAVNLLRTNGGELLDYVNAPVGAGRAPHAPLLPLIAAPTTAGSGSESSAVCVMDLTALHLKSGISHPALRPRLSVIDPLTTLGLPREATISSGLDVLSHTLESLTASRFDARPRSVGGRPTYCGSNPVSDPLCREALRLLGRSFRKTVDDGDDVAARTDMMLAATLTAIGSSTAGVHIPHACSYSVAAQVHDYRPPGFPQGRPFVPHGNAVAATLPATLRYVAPTVPDAQRSALDALVGAGVAGASEVGERLAAGVVDLMRDIGAPRGLAEFGYATHDLPSLVDGSLKQQRLLAGAPRPVDADVLGRILAESLHNW, encoded by the coding sequence ATGACTGAACCCCGCGAAACGCTCTTCTGGTGGCTGGCCGGGGCGATGAAGTTCGGCCCCGGCGCGCTCGGCGAGATCGGCGCGGACGCCGCCGGGCTGGGGCTGGCGCGCGTGCTGGTCGTGAGCGACCGGCAGGTCGTCGAGGCGGGCGTCGCCGCCCGCGCCGTCGACGCGCTGACGGCCGCGGGTGTCGGCGCACAGCTCTACGCCGACGTCGGCATCGAGCCGACGGACGAGTCGCTCGTCGCGGCGCACGAGGCGACCAGGGGCCTGCGCGTCGACGGGATCGTCGCCGTCGGCGGCGGGTCGGTGATCGACACCGCCAAGGCGGTCAACCTGCTGCGCACCAACGGCGGGGAGCTGCTCGACTACGTGAACGCGCCCGTGGGGGCGGGGCGCGCGCCGCACGCGCCGCTGCTGCCGCTGATCGCCGCCCCCACGACGGCCGGCTCGGGCTCGGAGAGCAGCGCGGTCTGCGTCATGGATCTCACCGCGCTGCACCTCAAGTCCGGGATCAGCCACCCCGCGCTGCGGCCCCGGCTGTCGGTCATCGACCCGCTCACGACGCTCGGCCTGCCGCGCGAGGCCACGATCTCGTCCGGCCTCGACGTGCTCTCCCACACGCTGGAGTCGTTGACGGCGAGCCGGTTCGACGCGCGGCCGCGCTCCGTGGGGGGCCGCCCGACGTACTGCGGCTCCAACCCGGTGTCGGACCCGCTCTGCCGGGAGGCGTTGCGGCTGCTCGGGCGCAGCTTCCGGAAGACGGTCGACGACGGCGACGACGTCGCCGCGCGCACCGACATGATGCTCGCCGCCACGCTGACGGCCATCGGATCGAGCACGGCGGGCGTGCACATCCCGCACGCGTGCTCGTACTCGGTGGCGGCGCAGGTGCACGACTACCGCCCGCCCGGGTTCCCGCAGGGCAGGCCGTTCGTCCCGCACGGCAACGCGGTCGCAGCGACGCTGCCCGCGACGCTGCGCTACGTCGCCCCCACGGTTCCCGATGCGCAACGTAGCGCGCTCGACGCGCTCGTCGGCGCGGGCGTTGCGGGCGCGTCGGAGGTGGGCGAGCGGCTCGCTGCCGGTGTCGTGGATCTGATGCGTGACATCGGAGCGCCGCGCGGCCTGGCCGAGTTCGGCTACGCCACGCACGACCTCCCGTCCCTCGTGGACGGCTCACTGAAGCAGCAGCGGCTGCTCGCGGGCGCGCCGCGCCCCGTCGACGCGGACGTGCTCGGGCGGATCCTCGCCGAGTCGCTCCACAACTGGTAG
- a CDS encoding fumarylacetoacetate hydrolase family protein — translation MKLVRFGEPGRERPGVLHEDSIVDVSGRIRDFDPRFFGEGGIAHLEAVLGDVDALPRVDPASVRIGPPIGRPGKIVCIGLNYADHAEEAGFPVPTEPTVFFKAPNTIVGPYDQVRIPRGGDRTDWEVELAVVIGREARYLPDEAAGLDVVAGFAVVNEMSERGFQLTRGGEWAKGKSCETFNPLGPWLVTPDEVADVQALGLWLDVNGEPMQRSSTKNMLFSVGYLVWHLSQFMVLEPGDLIDTGTPGGVGNLQDPPRYLAKGDVIELGVTCLGAQRLTCVGADD, via the coding sequence ATGAAGCTCGTGCGATTCGGTGAACCCGGCCGGGAACGCCCCGGTGTCCTGCACGAGGACTCGATCGTCGACGTGAGTGGCCGGATCCGGGACTTCGACCCCCGGTTCTTCGGGGAGGGCGGGATCGCGCACCTCGAGGCGGTCCTGGGGGACGTCGACGCGCTGCCCCGCGTCGACCCGGCCTCCGTCCGGATCGGGCCGCCGATCGGTCGACCGGGCAAGATCGTGTGCATCGGCCTGAACTACGCCGACCACGCCGAGGAAGCGGGCTTCCCGGTGCCGACCGAGCCGACGGTGTTCTTCAAGGCGCCCAACACGATCGTCGGCCCGTACGACCAGGTCCGCATCCCCCGGGGCGGCGACCGCACCGACTGGGAGGTCGAGCTCGCCGTCGTGATCGGCCGGGAGGCGCGCTACCTGCCGGACGAGGCAGCCGGACTCGACGTCGTCGCCGGCTTCGCCGTCGTCAACGAGATGAGCGAGCGCGGATTCCAGCTCACCCGCGGCGGCGAGTGGGCGAAGGGCAAGTCCTGCGAGACGTTCAACCCGCTCGGCCCGTGGCTGGTGACCCCGGACGAGGTCGCCGACGTCCAGGCGCTCGGCCTGTGGCTGGACGTCAACGGGGAGCCGATGCAGCGCAGCAGCACCAAGAACATGCTGTTCAGCGTCGGGTACCTCGTCTGGCACCTGAGCCAGTTCATGGTGCTCGAGCCCGGCGATCTCATCGACACCGGCACCCCGGGCGGGGTCGGGAACCTGCAGGACCCGCCGCGCTACCTCGCGAAGGGCGACGTGATCGAGCTCGGCGTCACCTGCCTCGGCGCCCAGCGGTTGACGTGCGTCGGCGCCGATGACTGA